Below is a window of Aerococcus viridans DNA.
ATAGTAGAAACGCTTCAAAGTCTTCTGTATCTTAGGCTAAATGATACGCCTTTTTACCTGTGAAAGCGAACAATCACGTTTATATATTGATTATTTATCATCAATGTACTTTCGCTAGTTCTTGAGTCTTGTATCAATAATATTTTCTTGTACTAGTAACCACGTTACTAAAATTTATTAGCTTCTATCGTTAACTTACGTTATTAAGCCAGAGTCTGGAGTTTTCCTAGCATACCTTAGCAGTGAAAAAGGATGGTCTGACTATTCATTCTTTGGACTTCGGCCCTTACAGATTAAATAGTCAGCCAAGCCATTAGACCTTGGCTGATGAGTTTCCCACTGCTTTTGAGGCAATGATAGGAAAAGTGTAACCCGAAGGCTTATATATGCAAAGTAACAAGTACTAACACAAAGTTTAAGTCAATGGCTACCTGTTATCTTTTTATTATATAAATGATAAAGTAAAATTGAGAAACTTAGATTATATGGTGGTATCTATTTTTATACCCTAACCATTTGATAATGTAAGAGCTTTCATGATATAATGTGTCAAATACCTAAGAGAGAGGTTCTTTATATATGGCTAAATACGAAGAGGTAGCTGGTGCGTTGGTCCGCTACATTAATGAAAATGAATTAAATGCAGATGATAAGTTACCGAGTATCCAAGAAATGGTGGACTACTACCAAGTGAGTAAAAACACAGTATTATCTGCCTTAAATGACTTAGAGAAACAAGGGTTAATCTACCAAGTACGTGGTTCTGGCGTTTATGTCCGCGGTAATCAACGTAAGGGTTATATCAACCTATTAAACCTGGGTGGGTTTAATTCTACCTTGAGCCAATTTAAAATCGATTCTAAAGTTTTGTCCCTTGCTTTAATTGCACCAACTGACGAAGCGGTAGAAAATTTAAAAATTGATGACCCAACAAAAACAAAGGTCTACCACGTTACCCGTATCCGCTATATCGAAGGTCGCCCCTTCTGTGTGGAGGAGTCTTATTTTGACAAGGATATTATCCCTTACTTAAGTGAAGAAATTGCTTCGAATTCCATCTTTGACTATATTACAGAAGATCTGGAAATTCCAATTGGCTATGGTGACCACTTCTTGCGTGTTGGAAAATTGAAGGCTGAGCATGCTAACCATTTAAATTTAAGTGAAGGCGATCCTTGTTTAAAAACAGAGTCGATCTTCCATTTGAATAACGGGAAACCATTCGATTATTCAAAAATCACTTACCACTTTGAAGAAACACAATTCTTTATTCAAGGTGCGAGCACTCAATACCGTTATTAATTGAAATTGACCAAAGACAAAGGACGCGATTCGCTCGTGTCCTTTTATTTGTGCTTAAATGCTATGGATAATTGATAAGGTTAAGGCCGTGATGGCTGCTGACCCAACGGTAAAAGGTGTTACCCTAAATAGTAAGGTATTGTACAAGTCTTTTTGGTCTTTTCCTAAGTAACCAGATGAAGCGAGTAGTAAACTACCGCCATCCGAGAATGGTGTAACGGTTGCTGCAAATCCACCGATAATAATACAAACGGCCATGATGGCTGGACTCCAACCTGTTGTTGCGTATAGGGCAGGCAATGTTGTAAAGAATAATGGTGCAATAACCCCAATAGTTGAGGAGAAAATGGACATACAACCACATAGTAAGACGATGGTTACTGGAATAATTGGCCATGGTACATAAGAAATTAAGGCTGCTAGCGATTCAGTAATTCCTACTTGAACCCCTACCCCAATTAATAATGAAATCCCACAAGTCATCCAGATTACTGACCACGGTGTCCGGTTGAGTACTTTTTGTCCGTCTGCTAATTCAAACATGTAGGCAATAACCCCGAATACAATCCCCATTAAACCTAGGTTTAGTGAATCACTAATAGAGGCGATGAATGGGATTGACCCTCCAGTAAAGTTATCGATGATAGGAAAGATTAACATAATACCAATGAAAATGGTCATTAGGGTTAAAGTCTGCTTTTGTTTAAGATTTAAGGCTTCTGGTGCTTTCAACTCTACCTGCTTGTAGGCATCATTTGCCCGGTCTCTAAACATTAAGAATAATAGCAATAAAATTGGATAAATGGCGGATACGATAAATAATTGCCATGAAATTTCTTGGGCCATATCGGCGAAGCCTGTGGAAGCCATCAAACCTTGAACGATAGCGCCAAGGGGTCCGAATGGAAATATACCACCAGCAAGTGCCCCTTCGATTACGGCAATGGCTATGATTCGGGTGTCTAAATTGTTCTCCTTAGCGATATTTAAAGCTAGGAAACCAACGATAGGTACTGATCCCCAAATGGACCCGCCCAATCCTGAAATTAGGGCTGCGGCGAAGAAGAAGCCAAAGGGTAACCAAAATAGGTGGTTTCTAAAGGCATAGATCAAGTGGTGGCCGATAATTTCTAAGGTCCCATTCTCATTGGCAAAGTTAAAGAAGAAGGAAACCCCGAAGATCATCATAAATAATTCAACTGGCCACAAGACAAAAATCTCATCAGTACTAAGTCCAATCATGAAAGAACCTAGTATGTAAGCAAAGACGACCCCAACTATTCCTGCATTGACATCAAACTTTTCCCCTAAGAAGATAGCTAGTATAATTGCGCCTATGATTAACAACATATAAGTCATTCGTTTCCCTCATTTCGTTTCGTCTTTTTAATTCTTAAATTAATTCATGTATTTCAACATATTCTCTGGTGCGTATGCACTATCTCTTTGGTTGACTTCGTCTAAACCTATAAAGTCGTTGAATTCGTCAAATGTAATCATCTTGTCCTGGTAGTTTTCGGTTGTGCCTTCATCTAACAAGGTTTGTAGTAGGTTCTTTTCTGTATAGGCTTGGGCGTAAGTTAAAGCCGTTGGATATACGATAATATTGAAACCTAATTTTTCTAGTTCAGCGGTCTTAGTTAATGGTGTTAACCCACCTTCAATCATGTTGGCCATCATAAAGGTGTCTGGGAAGGCTTCGTGAATTTCTTCAAATTCTTCAAAGCTTCGTGGTGATTCGATAAAGATTAAATCAGCCCCAGCAGCCTTATAGCGACGGCTACGTTCAATAGCTTCTTCTAGGTCATAAACGGTTCTTGCATCTGTTCTTGACATGATTAAGAAATCATCGTTTTTACGAGCTGCTACTGCCACCTTGATTTTTTCTTCTAGGGTTTCAGTTGGTTCAACCATCTTCCCAGACATGTGCCCGCAACGTTTGGGCCAAACCTGGTCTTCAATGAAGATGCCAGCTGCACCAATAGCTTCGTAATTTTCAACCGTCCGGCGTACATTTTCCAAGTCACCGTATCCAGTGTCTGAATCGGCGAATACCGGAATATCAACGGCATTGATGATGTCCCGAGTGCGCTCTAGGGACTTACCAAAATCTGTTACCCCGCGGTCTGGCATGGCAAAGGCTGAAGCAGAGGTTGCATATCCGGCTGAGAAGACCGCATCAAAACCTAGTTTTTCAGCGATCTTTGCTGCTAAGGCATCCGGTGCTACAGGTAGCTGTAACGCCTTACCTGAATAAATATGATTTTTAAATTGCTTACGCATTCTTTCGTTTTTTAACATAGCTACCTTCCTTTACTTCAATAAGTCTGCCATGGCGGTTTCAAGTGCTTTGTGAGCGGCGAAATCTAAATGGCCTAAATCTAGATAACCGTAGAAGTTATCGGCGTCAATTGCTTTAGCTGTTTGCCCTGCTTTTAATGTAGCTAATAATGGCAATGGTAAATCAGCCTTGGCTAGGGTTTCTAGATCAGCGTCTGTATAGTGGTCTAAGATAATGGCTTTGGCACCCGCGTTATAGGCATATCGTGCTCGGCCCTTAAATCCTTCTAGACCGTATTCATGCAAACCTTCTAGCCGCGCCCAAATTTCAATGTCTGAGTTTTCAATGCCGTCAAGTCCTGCGCGAATTTTCCCAATGAAGTCCTCCGCAGTGGTTGTGGCTGGTTGATCAGTGTTGTGGGCCGGGTATTTTTGATCTGATAAAATCATGATGTCCGCACCCGAACGTTCCAATTCTTTTGCTGCATAGTAGGTGTTTAGAGGATTCCCAAATCCCGATTGTAGATCTAACAACAAGGGTTGCGCCTTCTTCAATCCCAAACTGAATGCATAATTTTTATATTCAGTGATCGACAACAACCCTTGGTCACCCTCCGCAATTAAATGGTCAGTGGTTAATTGACCAGATAGGAAAATGGCTGGTGCCTTGCTGTTGGCTAACATTTGAAAAGTATGGCCGTCGCCACAAGCGGGAATGATCGCTGCGGGAGCTTGTTTTAAATCTGCTAATAATGTCATTGAAAAATCCTCCTAATCACTACTACAAGTCTGTTATATGGCTTACTAGTGACAATTTGATTCGTCTTATCTTTATTGCTCCTAGTTTTTTACATATATTTTAAGTTTTTAGTAAATAAAAAAAGCGCCCTTTGACTGGTTAAGTCAAAGGGCGCTTTCTGCACGGTACCACCTTTAATTTTTCTAATAGTTGGTTAGACTATTAGACTCACGTTGACGGGACATTCATCCGATCAACTGGCATTTTAACGGCAGCACCCGGTAAACACTCAACCACCCTTTAGGTGGATCGCATCTACAGCTCAAAGTCTACTTTTCAATTAGGGCTTGTCATACCTTCTCAACAATCGGTACTTTCTGTGCACAAGCGTCTAACTTACTTCTACTTCTCAACGCATCAACTTGTTTTATTTACTGACATCAGTATATTAAAATTTATGATAAGTGTCAACAATAATTTTAATATAATTCTAATATAATTCATTCTATCTTAATAATATTCAATTTCTTTACGGACAGAATAGGTATGATATTGGCCGTGACGGGTATTTAAGGCTGCTTCAATATCTGTTAATGACAGGCCTCTTTCAACCAATAAAACGAACAAGTGGTAAAGTAAGTCACTGGTTTCAGATACCAATTCATCATTTCCCTGACCGTCTTGGGCATTTTTCGCGGCAATCACGACTTCCGTCATTTCCTCCCCGCATTTTTTAAGAATCTTATCCAAACCTTGTTCCATCAAGTAAGTCGTATACGACCCTTCTTTAGGATTGCCTACTTTGTCGGCCACCGTTTTTTCAAGGATATTCAAGTTGAAGAAATCATCCCCAAAACATGACTGGCTACCCGTATGGCAAGTTGGTCCAGTTGGGCGTACCTGTACCAATAGTGTATCTTGGTCACAGTCCAACTCAATTTTTACCACTTCTTGCAAGTTGCCAGAAGTTTCGCCCTTTTTCCAAAGACGTCCTTTAGAACGTGAATAAAACCAAACTACACCTTCACTTACCGTTAACTCATAAGCTTCTTCGTTCATGTACCCCAACATTAAGACTTGCTTTGTCCGGTAATCTTGCAAGATAGCTGGGACAAGCCCACCGTTTTTGCCAAAATCAATTGCTGTCATTTACTAGTCAATCCCTTCTGCAATAAGTGTTGCTTTTAAATCTTCGATCGCTACTTCTCCCTTGTGGAAAATAGATGCCGCAAGTCCTGCCTCTAGGTTTGTTTGTTGGAACAAGTCAATGAAATCTTGAATACCACTCGCACCACCTGAAGCGATAATTGGAATTGAAACGGCCTCAGAAGCCAATTTCAAGAATGGCATATCAAAACCTGTGTAGGCACCGTCAGTATCAATTGAAGTGATTAGTAAGGCGCCAGCACCGCGTTCTTCACACTCTTTACACCATTCAAGGGCGTTAATGTCGATTTGCGTTTGACCTGCGTTAGTGTACACAAAGTAGTCACCTTTCGCTTCATCATAAGCCATATCTACGGCAATCGTTACCGCATCAGAACCGAATTTGCCTACCGCTTCATTAATGAAGTCAGGATTTTTTACAGCCGCTGAGTTAATACCGACTTTGCTGGCACCTGCATCAAGAGCGTCTTGAATATCTTGAACAGAAGCAATTCCCCCACCAACAGTCAATGGAATATCAATAGCGTTGGCTACATCCGCAATCATTTGCGTACGTAATTGGTGACCGTCAGTCGTTTTCGTAATATCTAGGATGACTAATTCATCAGCACCTGCGTCTGAATATTTTTTGGCAAAATCAACGGGATCCCCTAACTCTTTTACATCTACAAAGTGAACACCTTTGACTAATTTACCGTCGCGCGTATCTAAACATGAAATAATTTTTTTCATTTTTTACAGTCCTTCCCAGAAACTTGGATTCTGTGCAGCTTTCCCGACAATTGCTTGGTTTACGCCTTGTGCTTGGAGGGCATCTAAATCATGCCGGCTCCTCACACCGCCAGAAGCAACGACATGGTGTTTGGTGATACGTTGGATTTGGCCCGTCTTCTCTACATTAGGGCCGGCTTCCATGCCATCTTTATAAATATCAGTGTAGATAATGCCGGCGATATCTAAATCGGCAATTTCATCAAGGTATTCTTGGATGTAGCGGCCGGATGCCTCTTTCCAACCATTGATATAAATCGCTTCATCTTTACAATCTAGACCAACATAGATACGCCCAGGATACTTAGCGACAGCTTCTTTTAACCAAGGCACATCCATGATGGCTCTTGTACCTAGAATGAAGTAGTCAATGCCTAATTTATCGTATAAATCAATAGTTTCTAAGTCGCGGATACCGCCACCGATTTCTAAAGGAATATCAGTTAGGGATTTTAAAACTTCAACAGTGTCACCTTCAACAGCCGCTTGTTTAGTAGCGCCAATCAAGTCCACCACGTGAATTCTCGTCACTTGTGGGAATTGGCTATAGTAGGTCACCGCTTCGGCTGCTGACATCGGCATGACGACTTGTTTGTCATAGTTACCTTGTTGTAAGCGAACGCTTTTGCCATCAATCAGGTCAATAGCGGGGATAATTTCCATGGATAATTGCCTCCTTGTTGTAAAAATGTTTTTATTTTACTTATTCTTGATCGAAACACCCTGACTTATTGAATCAATCCTTTTGAGGATGGGACGCCGCCGTCTGTTTCTTTCAAAGCGATTTTTAGGGCGCGGGCGAATGCTTTAAAAATGCCTTCGATTTCGTGGTGGGTGTTGCCGTTTTTCAATAGGTCAATATGTAGGGTCATGCGGGCATTCATGGCTACGGCGTAGAAGAATTCTTTGACAAGTTCGGTATCAAAGGTCCCCACTTTTTCAGCTGAAAAGTTGGCGTCATAAACTAAGACTGGTCGGCCTGATAAGTCTAATACGACACGGGCTAAGGTTTCGTCCATGGGCAAGAAATATGATCCGTACCGTTCGTATGAAGGTTGGGCTTGGTAAAGGTCACGAATAGCTTCACCAAGTAAAATCCCGATATCTTCAGTGACATGGTGGTCATCAACCCAAGTGTCTCCCTTGGCTTCAACGTATAAATCAAGGCCCGAATGGAATGTAAATAGGGTTAACATGTGGTCAAGGAAACCCACGCCAGTATTGATGGATGTTTGTCCAGACCCATCCGCCTTAGCCAAGCCCAGCTTGATTTGCGTTTCTAAGGTATTCCGCTCTTTAACCTTCAATTTGTTCCCTCCATGCTTTGATTGTCGCCTTCAATTTCGGATAGTCAGCTGAATCGATCACCGAATATCGCGCCGCATTTGCCATTTTCCCATCTGCATACTTACGGCCAACGAAACCATTGTCCGCTAAATACTGGTCTAAATCTGGGACCAAATCGCCAAAGATAAACACAAAATTCGTTACGGACGGAATCACAGTGACTAGATCAGCAACCTGGTCAAAAGCTTCCTGCAATTCCTGCTTTATATCGCGTTGGTAATCCACCCACTCATCCAGTCGCTTAGTATCCTCAAACAGCTTGCTGGCAAGGTTTAGTGACACACTATTCATAGGATAAGGGTGGTTAATCTCCTTCAATTTGTCGAAACGAGGTCCCTGCCCAAAGGCGATACCAATCCGTAAACCTGCTACCCCATAAATCTTAGATAGGGTCCGGATAAATAAGACGTTGTCATTATCTGGCCGTTGATAGTCCTGGCCGAATTCAATATAAGCTTCATCGATCACAAAAGTGATATCCCGACCTGCCGTTTCATCCGCCAATCTTTGTAAAAATCCCTCAGAAAACTGCTGGCCCGTAGGATTTTGCGGGTTAGACAAGAAGAATAAAGATGGCTTA
It encodes the following:
- a CDS encoding GntR family transcriptional regulator, with amino-acid sequence MAKYEEVAGALVRYINENELNADDKLPSIQEMVDYYQVSKNTVLSALNDLEKQGLIYQVRGSGVYVRGNQRKGYINLLNLGGFNSTLSQFKIDSKVLSLALIAPTDEAVENLKIDDPTKTKVYHVTRIRYIEGRPFCVEESYFDKDIIPYLSEEIASNSIFDYITEDLEIPIGYGDHFLRVGKLKAEHANHLNLSEGDPCLKTESIFHLNNGKPFDYSKITYHFEETQFFIQGASTQYRY
- a CDS encoding SLC13 family permease, translated to MTYMLLIIGAIILAIFLGEKFDVNAGIVGVVFAYILGSFMIGLSTDEIFVLWPVELFMMIFGVSFFFNFANENGTLEIIGHHLIYAFRNHLFWLPFGFFFAAALISGLGGSIWGSVPIVGFLALNIAKENNLDTRIIAIAVIEGALAGGIFPFGPLGAIVQGLMASTGFADMAQEISWQLFIVSAIYPILLLLFLMFRDRANDAYKQVELKAPEALNLKQKQTLTLMTIFIGIMLIFPIIDNFTGGSIPFIASISDSLNLGLMGIVFGVIAYMFELADGQKVLNRTPWSVIWMTCGISLLIGVGVQVGITESLAALISYVPWPIIPVTIVLLCGCMSIFSSTIGVIAPLFFTTLPALYATTGWSPAIMAVCIIIGGFAATVTPFSDGGSLLLASSGYLGKDQKDLYNTLLFRVTPFTVGSAAITALTLSIIHSI
- a CDS encoding isocitrate lyase/PEP mutase family protein — its product is MLKNERMRKQFKNHIYSGKALQLPVAPDALAAKIAEKLGFDAVFSAGYATSASAFAMPDRGVTDFGKSLERTRDIINAVDIPVFADSDTGYGDLENVRRTVENYEAIGAAGIFIEDQVWPKRCGHMSGKMVEPTETLEEKIKVAVAARKNDDFLIMSRTDARTVYDLEEAIERSRRYKAAGADLIFIESPRSFEEFEEIHEAFPDTFMMANMIEGGLTPLTKTAELEKLGFNIIVYPTALTYAQAYTEKNLLQTLLDEGTTENYQDKMITFDEFNDFIGLDEVNQRDSAYAPENMLKYMN
- a CDS encoding isocitrate lyase/phosphoenolpyruvate mutase family protein, producing MTLLADLKQAPAAIIPACGDGHTFQMLANSKAPAIFLSGQLTTDHLIAEGDQGLLSITEYKNYAFSLGLKKAQPLLLDLQSGFGNPLNTYYAAKELERSGADIMILSDQKYPAHNTDQPATTTAEDFIGKIRAGLDGIENSDIEIWARLEGLHEYGLEGFKGRARYAYNAGAKAIILDHYTDADLETLAKADLPLPLLATLKAGQTAKAIDADNFYGYLDLGHLDFAAHKALETAMADLLK
- the hisIE gene encoding bifunctional phosphoribosyl-AMP cyclohydrolase/phosphoribosyl-ATP diphosphatase HisIE — encoded protein: MTAIDFGKNGGLVPAILQDYRTKQVLMLGYMNEEAYELTVSEGVVWFYSRSKGRLWKKGETSGNLQEVVKIELDCDQDTLLVQVRPTGPTCHTGSQSCFGDDFFNLNILEKTVADKVGNPKEGSYTTYLMEQGLDKILKKCGEEMTEVVIAAKNAQDGQGNDELVSETSDLLYHLFVLLVERGLSLTDIEAALNTRHGQYHTYSVRKEIEYY
- the hisF gene encoding imidazole glycerol phosphate synthase subunit HisF, whose translation is MKKIISCLDTRDGKLVKGVHFVDVKELGDPVDFAKKYSDAGADELVILDITKTTDGHQLRTQMIADVANAIDIPLTVGGGIASVQDIQDALDAGASKVGINSAAVKNPDFINEAVGKFGSDAVTIAVDMAYDEAKGDYFVYTNAGQTQIDINALEWCKECEERGAGALLITSIDTDGAYTGFDMPFLKLASEAVSIPIIASGGASGIQDFIDLFQQTNLEAGLAASIFHKGEVAIEDLKATLIAEGID
- a CDS encoding HisA/HisF-related TIM barrel protein, with product MEIIPAIDLIDGKSVRLQQGNYDKQVVMPMSAAEAVTYYSQFPQVTRIHVVDLIGATKQAAVEGDTVEVLKSLTDIPLEIGGGIRDLETIDLYDKLGIDYFILGTRAIMDVPWLKEAVAKYPGRIYVGLDCKDEAIYINGWKEASGRYIQEYLDEIADLDIAGIIYTDIYKDGMEAGPNVEKTGQIQRITKHHVVASGGVRSRHDLDALQAQGVNQAIVGKAAQNPSFWEGL
- the hisB gene encoding imidazoleglycerol-phosphate dehydratase HisB, encoding MKVKERNTLETQIKLGLAKADGSGQTSINTGVGFLDHMLTLFTFHSGLDLYVEAKGDTWVDDHHVTEDIGILLGEAIRDLYQAQPSYERYGSYFLPMDETLARVVLDLSGRPVLVYDANFSAEKVGTFDTELVKEFFYAVAMNARMTLHIDLLKNGNTHHEIEGIFKAFARALKIALKETDGGVPSSKGLIQ
- a CDS encoding pyridoxal phosphate-dependent aminotransferase, with amino-acid sequence MKTEDYLKTIEVNQEGDTVIMNRNTSPIRPLSDQDIVDAVLATPFNQYPEDEEANFIAAYANYAGLNPKNVAVANGSDEWIQKLIIQFGHGGVLAVDPDFFMYQDYTNQLGFPFFQVESEKDFTFDLVTIIGALDEFKPSLFFLSNPQNPTGQQFSEGFLQRLADETAGRDITFVIDEAYIEFGQDYQRPDNDNVLFIRTLSKIYGVAGLRIGIAFGQGPRFDKLKEINHPYPMNSVSLNLASKLFEDTKRLDEWVDYQRDIKQELQEAFDQVADLVTVIPSVTNFVFIFGDLVPDLDQYLADNGFVGRKYADGKMANAARYSVIDSADYPKLKATIKAWREQIEG